One stretch of Oryzias latipes chromosome 7, ASM223467v1 DNA includes these proteins:
- the LOC101173785 gene encoding uncharacterized protein LOC101173785 isoform X1, giving the protein MGNTARKMNLDSVDSSIQKLLSALYPPYEATAPTLLNQLFQTIDSRFQGDALRCFLDFLIPAKHILNTVQQGACAQYSEALFLCEGWPLCLRDQVVIHLAPIDHLLLQPGDFYLQVAPFCDQSARILVCNLLEEEGVNLDVVEETPVSETSYLSIFNPDFLCEINHGRCGTPLSQCLLTTEEGLVRLPWEQVAVPDFGDLPRRAGSSMASAPPTYPPPLPLPSSPPDFPEKSSPSKSFPLSTEKPLLFKQSSQNIQNSHPSAFSVETRICPAKHGIAVSLCLVDSSSASSSQQLKVKESETVCKPIGWVSPNTWDSRFTGMTSSLSRNISAGKNKGDSESTLKKTQTFTKAQDMSRNYPADHAVADGEYIDALQASKLFGNDHLLTKEKSNVESQPPIQTEAENRTYPFMQSRACNQFLQEESQTHLQLTGKSHGNHQSGDGGPPLTHTHPQAHLPTESYEPPQCIRTVRFAEKPCTPCMKRRQGGTFSRAQELRCRYRDSYQAALQNPVTFGKEKMKNKLTVVEEDGDASLPNNWKQRSVGTETGYPCYNGQETQCDPKRQDQPPPPSVIEGICRGSGEKNKIPYWKLGDTSKASCKDYKATNNLHPLEPPSIRKIEQLKDIEQSSKPHGSLQNVNGANTTMEAITDTKTTLSHKNISKHSDLPHNRYGSTFSFSEIPKMDEPHERLQSSSTDGRCSSLSTAVVDISAKCELVIVEGQTVRRNENTDSCAEIPQLHVVKCKNSTAFGLVSPKITRKKIINPGSEQRSDSIGQQIENLSHSVRPPIVDIQRLAHRGPARPRPDHLPLETPDPSAHPLYQGVACLTGCKDRTGRAIVEFYGNHQGWNSSVTSYDLFQMLLYFHSITRKEVREAGLTLIFDAKKRHPPPQLYKALMDLQEWHPCVVNSLVLVVDKDNALLPEKCPGIQTNVVTSIKALLKLVEINHLSSNLDGTLSRSPCVWVEVHQRLFPFVNGLHEASNLLRRALHKLEEPQMTQTVQAVQQCMMNRKTLIRDVLEDSRLVSLQREGGAVLARLRKESDLKYPQCEDLSDAVDSVTCLYNYVEEQAHILVQKTNMTLEHLEYLLPLREIEGHLRQIQQWFNQEGERHLLEAKSVEESGDRMEQILNSFTSFLIEANDRRHHAAPLLSEAERLQKNGLSHPETEIFGAYVCSFKANLEDFLGRAEQCGRELQIMVNVCDFCEQATMLATECTDYLNQSRPRIHKKQDANRTSQVNHTSTQPLQQSQNSGVSMTDSCQPEIHANQNSDPISTNKSAPSTDSFILQAFQERFRHFSSESFQEVKAQASSLRSSRGMRVWNAAWLICQKAQQQLQERMQEMDELYYQQAHFNRWCAGHFVDVECTNVQNEPPGGQSLVVQSSFGPERPQWEGVVSGCGDLKERRPTLCDSSPSSTAACCNIKPEENSRSKICQESQITPQSHHRSSRKNEKGTRRRELSRARSERDAAALSQSHNVGCQWFPWGRRSVSQDLSNARVITADSSTSPEQRTPPPSSCSHHGQPSCRILQEAQKFQISRHGSFCSEDSCASDQGALGGNRAVCCQNSSLPGQGCEGSFCLAKPHESSSSALRLQRVMEELVFTEREYARSLGYILTHYFPLMDRLDIPQDLRGKRGIIFGNLEKLYDFHNHYFLPELEACEREPAMIARCFLRHSESFGLYSLYSKNKPQSDALILHRRHDIFKKKQQELGDLMDLSSYLLRPIQRISKYSLLLQDMLALSRSYRPKDRIEDAFSESDECGPPAYVSDLRGSERERELAEIQAAADLVRFQMRHGNDLLTMDAIQDCDQINLKEQGQLIRQDEFTVFFRKKKCIRRIFLFEDLILFTKPKKTDVGNDVYVYKQSFKTNDIGMTHNSSVGSLCFEIWFRRRKSEDTYTLKASSIEVKKAWTNDLESILWDQAAHSRELRLQERVFMGIGRKLYMDIQPSEAAICNRGVSCVLPGRIPVACCSHRALDHPRPHSVGSGSTASTTLSQSSSSSGRGSLPPAGCPGSMSKCADANPVVHSSPEVVTENQLNHHLHQHNLPQHFKLMSSLVLDTTESSVEDTNSFSISDQSFLSAISGEVVDDSSLVSQSSQQQPSFYRTPSLRKNSSHEVVRQKPDLPPKPQHLAKAQMQVEEIIFGKSTEV; this is encoded by the exons ATGGGAAACACAGCAAGGAAGATG AACCTTGATTCTGTGGATAGTTCGATCCAGAAGCTTCTGTCTGCGCTGTACCCACCCTATGAAGCTACAGCCCCCACGCTGCTAAACCAACTCTTCCAAACCATCGACAGTCGTTTTCAGGGAGATGCACTTCGTTGTTTCTTGGACTTTCTGATCCCGGCTAAGCACATTTTAAACACAGTGCAGCAGGGAGCATGT GCTCAGTACTCTGAGGCACTTTTCCTGTGTGAAGGCTGGCCTCTGTGCTTACGCGACCAAGTTGTGATCCATCTTGCCCCCATTGACCACCTGCTTCTTCAACCTGGCGACTTTTATCTCCAGGTGGCGCCATTCTGTGACCAGTCAGCCCGCATTTTGGTCTGCAACCTCTTGGAGGAGGAAGGAGTTAATTTAGATGTAGTGGAGGAGACTCCAGTCTCTGAGACCTCTTACCTTTCTATATTTAATCCTGACTTCTTATGCGAGATCAACCACGGCCGCTGTGGAACGCCACTTAGCCAATGCTTGCTCACCACTGAGGAAGGTTTGGTGAGGTTGCCATGGGAACAGGTGGCTGTGCCTGATTTTGGGGACCTGCCTCGGAGGGCTGGGAGTAGCATGGCCTCTGCTCCTCCAACATATCCTCCTCCACTTCCTCTtccttcatctcctcctgaCTTTCCAGAAAAGAGCTCACCTAGTAAATCATTTCCTCTGTCAACTGAAAAGCCATTGTTGTTCAAACAGAGCTCCCAAAATATCCAGAATTCCCATCCCTCCGCTTTCTCTGTAGAAACTAGAATATGTCCAGCAAAACATGGCATAGCCGTGTCACTTTGCCTTGTGGACAGTAGCTCTGCTTCTTCATCCCAACAGCTCAAAGTTAAAGAGAGTGAAACAGTGTGTAAGCCAATAGGCTGGGTTTCCCCTAATACCTGGGACAGCCGCTTTACTGGGATGACTTCCTCTTTGAGTCGAAACATATCTGCTGGCAAAAATAAAGGTGATTCTGAAAGCACACTGaagaaaacacagacttttaCAAAAGCACAAGATATGAGCAGAAATTACCCAGCAGACCATGCTGTTGCAGATGGGGAATACATTGATGCATTGCAAGCCAGCAAGCTATTTGGTAATGACCATTTACTCACTAAAGAGAAATCAAATGTGGAAAGTCAACCACCCATACAAACTGAAGCAGAAAATCGAACATACCCGTTTATGCAAAGTCGGGCATGTAATCAATTCCTTCAGGAAGAGTCACAAACTCATTTGCAGTTAACAGGTAAATCACACGGTAATCATCAGTCTGGAGATGGAGGACCaccattaacacacacacacccacaagcACATTTGCCCACAGAGTCATATGAACCCCCTCAGTGTATTCGCACTGTTCGCTTTGCAGAGAAACCCTGTACTCCGTGCATGAAAAGGCGACAAGGCGGAACATTTTCCAGAGCTCAAGAGTTGCGATGCAGGTACAGGGACTCGTATCAGGCTGCTTTACAAAACCCTGTCacctttggaaaagaaaaaatgaagaataagCTAACAGTTGTGGAAGAGGATGGTGATGCATCTTTACCCAACAATTGGAAACAGAGATCAGTGGGGACTGAAACAGGGTATCCATGTTATAATGGTCAAGAAACACAGTGTGATCCTAAGAGACAAGAccaacctcctcctccttctgttATTGAAGGCATTTGTAGAGgatctggagaaaaaaataaaattccttaCTGGAAACTTGGAGATACAAGCAAAGCTTCCTGTAAGGACTATAAGGCAACAAATAATTTGCATCCTCTGGAGCCACCATCTATAAGGAAAATTGAACAATTAAAAGATATTGAACAGTCGAGCAAACCTCATGGCAGCTTGCAAAACGTCAATGGAGCAAATACAACCATGGAAGCAATTACAGACACTAAAACTACTTTGTCACACAAGAACATCTCTAAACACTCAGATCTTCCCCACAACAGGTATGGATCAACATTTAGTTTCAGTGAAATTCCAAAAATGGACGAACCTCATGAAAGACTGCAAAGCAGCTCTACAGATGGAAGATGTTCATCACTGTCCACAGCGGTGGTGGACATCTCTGCAAAGTGTGAGCTGGTAATTGTTGAGGGCCAAACAGTACGGAGAAATGAAAACACTGACTCGTGTGCCGAGATTCCCCAGCTACATGTggtgaaatgtaaaaacagcaCAGCCTTTGGActggtttcccccaaaataaccAGGAAGAAAATCATCAATCCAG GAAGTGAGCAAAGGAGTGATTCTATTGGCCAACAAATAGAGAACCTGTCTCACAGCGTCCGCCCTCCGATCGTGGACATTCAGAGGCTAGCGCACCGCGGCCCTGCTCGCCCTCGACCTGACCACCTCCCCCTGGAAACCCCAGACCCAAGCGCCCACCCCCTCTATCAAGGAGTGGCATGTCTCACAG GTTGCAAAGACAGAACAGGCAGAGCAATAGTCGAGTTCTATGGAAATCACCAGGGATGGAATTCATCTGTAACAAGCTACGATCTCTTCCAAATGTTACTCTACTTCCACTCCATTACCAG gAAAGAAGTCAGAGAAGCTGGGTTGACGCTTATTTTTGATGCCAAGAAGAGGCATCCACCACCCCAGCTCTACAAGGCATTAATGGATCTTCAA GAGTGGCATCCCTGTGTAGTGAATAGTTTGGTCCTCGTGGTGGACAAAGACAACGCCCTTCTGCCGGAAAAATGTCCGGGGATACAG ACCAATGTGGTGACATCGATAAAAGCTTTGCTGAAGCTGGTGGAGATAAATCATTTGAGCTCAAACTTGGATGGGACGCTGTCTCGCAGCCCTTGTGTCTGGGTGGAGGTGCACCAG AGACTTTTCCCGTTCGTTAATGGCCTTCATGAGGCATCCAACCTGCTACGCAGAGCGCTTCATAAATTAGAAGAACCTCAGATGACACAAACTGTGCag GCTGTGCAGCAATGCATGATGAACCGGAAGACTCTGATTAGGGACGTCTTGGAGGATAGCCGATTGGTTAGCCTGCAGAGAGAAGGCGGGGCTGTTCTGGCTAGACTGAGGAAGGAAAGTGACTTAAAATATCCTCAATGTGAAGACCTCAG TGATGCAGTGGATTCAGTGACCTGCTTGTACAACTACGTAGAGGAGCAAGCTCACATCCTAGTCCAGAAGACCAACATGACACTGGAACATCTGGAGTATCTGCTGCCACTCAGAGAGATAGAGGGACACCTCAGACAGATTCAGCAGTGGTTTAACCAGGAGGGAgagcgccacctgctggaggCTAAATCAGTTGAAGAATCTGGTGACAGGATGGAACAGATTCTTAACAGCTTCACAAGTTTCTTGATTGAAGCCAAC GACCGAAGACATCATGCAGCGCCCCTACTATCAGAGGCAGAAAGGCTCCAGAAAAATGGGTTGTCCCACCCAGAGACTGAGATTTTTGGGGCTTATGTTTGCTCTTTTAAAGCTAATCTTGAGGATTTCTTGGGCAGAGCAGAGCAATGTGGACGTGAGCTGCAGATCATGGTTAATGTGTGCGACTTCTGTGAGCAG GCTACAATGCTGGCCACTGAATGTACTGATTACTTGAACCAAAGTCGACCCAGAatccacaaaaaacaagatGCCAACAGAACCTCACAGGTCAATCATACAAGCACTCAGCCACTGCAGCAAAGCCAGAACTCTGGTGTGAGCATGACAGATAGTTGTCAGCCCGAAATCCATGCAAATCAAAACTCAGATCCAATCTCCACTAACAAATCAGCACCTTCTACTGACAGCTTCATTCTTCAGGCTTTCCAAGAAAGGTTCCGGCATTTCAGCTCTGAGAGTTTCCAGGAGGTAAAGGCCCAGGCCAGCTCCCTGCGGAGTTCTCGGGGAATGCGGGTCTGGAATGCTGCCTGGCTGATATGTCAGAAAgcccagcagcagctccaggagAGGATGCAAGAGATGGATGAACTTTACTATCAACAAGCACATTTTAACCGGTGGTGTGCTGGTCATTTTGTGGATGTGGAATGTACCAATGTTCAGAATGAACCTCCTGGTGGACAAAGCTTGGTGGTACAATCAAGCTTTGGACCTGAGCGACCGCAGTGGGAGGGTGTTGTGTCAGGATGTGGAGATCTAAAGGAAAGGAGGCCCACCCTCTGCGACAGCAGCCCCAGTTCAACTGCAGCCTGCTGTAACATCAAACCTGAGGAAAACAGCAGAAGTAAAATCTGCCAGGAGTCCCAGATCACTCCACAGTCACATCACAG GTcttcaagaaaaaatgaaaaggggACGAGACGGAGAGAGCTGAGCAGAGCCAGGAGTGAGAGGGAtgctgctgctctgtctcaGTCCCACAATGTTGGCTGCCAGTGGTTTCCTTGGGGACGTAGATCAGTGAGCCAGGATTTAAGCAACGCTAGAGTCATCACAGCTGACTCCTCCACTTCTCCTGAACAGAGGACTCCACCACCCTCCTCTTGTTCCCACCATGGTCAGCCATCGTGTCGAATCCTCCAGGAAGCTCAGAAGTTTCAGATCTCTCGTCATGGGAGCTTCTGTTCAGAGGACTCCTGCGCGAGTGACCAGGGGGCTTTAGGAGGAAACAGGGCCGTGTGTTGCCAAAACTCCAGTCTGCCTGGCCAAGGATGTGAGGGATCATTTTGTTTGGCAAAGCCACATGAGAGTTCAAGCAGTGCTCT gagGCTGCAGCGTGTCATGGAAGAGCTGGTCTTCACAGAGAGGGAGTATGCGCGCTCACTTGGTTACATCCTGACCCACTACTTCCCCCTCATGGACAGATTGGACATTCCCCAAGACCTCAGAGGAAAGCGAGGGATCATATTTGGCAACCTGGAGAAGCTCTATGACTTCCATAACCACTATTTCCTACCTGAGTTGGAGGCCTGTGAGAGAGAGCCAGCCATGATAGCTCGCTGCTTCCTCAGACAT agtgagAGTTTTGGTCTGTACTCTTTGTACAGTAAGAACAAACCGCAGTCCGATGCTCTGATTCTGCACCGCCGCCATGATATCTTTAAG AAGAAGCAGCAGGAGCTGGGAGACCTGATGGATCTGTCGTCATATTTACTGAGACCGATCCAGAGGATCAGCAAGTACAgcctgctgctgcaggacatGCTGGCCTTGTCCAGATCATACAGGCCAAAAGACAGGATTGAAGATGCATTCTCTGAGTCTGATGAGTGTGGCCCGCCTGCTTATGTGTCTGACCTGAGGGGCAGTGAGAGGGAGAGGGAGCTGGCTGAGATCCAGGCTGCTGCAGACCTAGTTCGCTTTCAGATGCGCCATGGCAATGATTTACTCACCATGGACGCTATCCAGGACTGTGAT CAGATTAATTTGAAAGAACAGGGGCAGCTGATTCGCCAGGACGAATTCACAGTTTTCTTTAGGAAGAAGAAATGTATTCGTCGCATCTTCCTCTTTGAAGATTTGATTCTCTTCACCAAGCCCAAGAAAACAGATGTTGGAAATGATGTTTATGTCTACAAGCAGTCATTTAAG ACCAATGACATAGGGATGACTCACAATTCCTCTGTGGGCAGTCTGTGTTTTGAGATCTGGTTCCGCAGAAGGAAAAGTGAGGACACGTATACTTTGAAGGCCTCTAGCATAGAGGTGAAGAAAGCCTGGACCAACGATCTGGAAAGCATTCTGTGGGATCAGGCTGCTCACAGCAGAG AGCTGCGGCTGCAGGAGAGGGTGTTCATGGGAATAGGCCGAAAACTTTACATGGACATTCAACCCAGTGAAGCTGCAATTTGTAATCGCGGCGTCAGCTGTGTCTTGCCTGGAAGAA TCCCTGTGGCGTGTTGTTCACACAGGGCTTTAGATCATCCCCGGCCTCACTCTGTCGGGTCCGGCAGTACCGCCTCCACCACCCTCAGCCAATCATCATCCTCCTCTGGCCGTGGCTCGCTGCCTCCTGCTGGTTGTCCGGGTAGCATGTCAAAGTGTGCTGACGCCAATCCAGTTGTGCACTCCTCTCCAGAGGTGGTGACAGAAAATCAACTcaatcatcatcttcatcaacaCAACCTTCCACAGCACTTTAAACTTATGAGCTCATTAGTCT TGGACACCACAGAGTCATCAGTGGAGGACACAAACTCCTTCAGCATTTCAGACCAAAGCTTCCTGTCTGCCATAAGTGGAGAGGTAGTCGACGACTCCTCGCTTGTATCCCAGAGTTCACAGCAACAACCATCATTTTATCGGACTCCCAGCCTGAGGAAAAACAGCTCACATGAAGTTGTTAGACAGAAGCCAGACCTTCCTCCCAAACCACAGCATCTGGCTAAAGCCCAGATGCAG GTTGAGGAAATTATATTTGGAAAATCTACCGAAGTTTAA